One Phaseolus vulgaris cultivar G19833 chromosome 4, P. vulgaris v2.0, whole genome shotgun sequence DNA window includes the following coding sequences:
- the LOC137838384 gene encoding uncharacterized protein — protein sequence MASGRTDSAWKHCVSVDGKTRNLRCKYCDKVLTGGVYRLKHHLAGTSKDVGACVSVPEDVKKSMMDTVVNLQQNFLKKSISREESSMGQTESGIKRSIEEQIGNSSNIFKRKGSQSTINAIFKKNDREDACQEIARFFYNNAIPFNVAKSEEFKRMVELIGRHGPGLKPPSYYEIRVKYLKQEVEKTNLIVEEHKLFWKKYGCTIMTDGWTDRKRRTILNFLVNSPRGTVFLKSIDASDICKTADKIFKMVDDIVEEVGEEDVIQIVTDNAANYKAAGELLMQKRKKLYWTPCAAHCIDLMLEDFEKKIPLHHDTIANGKKITTYIYSRTGLISLLHKYSEGKDLIRPANTRFATSYLTLGCLNDNRGSLIKMFTSSEWQSSQFAKTRDGGLVENLIMDKGFWKSILNCLRGALPLIKVLRMVDSDEKPAMGFIYEEMDRAKEKIQNLFNGVSKR from the coding sequence ATGGCTAGTGGAAGAACTGATTCAGCTTGGAAGCACTGTGTGTCTGTTGATGGAAAAACAAGGAACCTAAGGTGTAAATACTGTGATAAAGTACTCACAGGAGGGGTTTACAGATTAAAACATCATTTAGCCGGGACTTCAAAGGATGTGGGGGCATGTGTATCAGTGCCTGAAGATGTTAAAAAATCAATGATGGATACTGTTGTTAATCTGCAGCAAAATTTTTTGAAGAAGTCAATCTCTAGAGAAGAGAGTTCAATGGGACAGACAGAAAGTGGTATAAAAAGATCAATTGAAGAACAGATTGGGAACTCATCAAATATTTTCAAGAGAAAAGGATCTCAAAGTACTATTAATGCCATTTTCAAGAAGAATGATAGAGAAGATGCATGTCAAGAGATTGCTCGGTTTTTCTACAATAATGCTATCCCTTTTAATGTAGCAAAGAGTGAAGAATTTAAGAGGATGGTTGAGTTAATTGGTAGACATGGTCCCGGATTAAAGCCACCATCCTATTATGAAATAAGAGTGAAATACTTGAAGCAAGAGGTTGAGAAGACAAATCTGATTGTAGAAGAACATAAACTTTTCTGGAAAAAATATGGATGTACAATAATGACAGATGGCTGGACCGATAGGAAGAGGAGGACTATACTGAATTTTTTGGTAAATAGTCCAAGGGGAACGGTCTTTTTGAAGTCTATTGATGCATCTGATATATGCAAGACAGCTGACAAAATCTTCAAAATGGTGGATGATATTGTTGAAGAGGTTGGGGAAGAAGATGTCATCCAAATTGTAACGGACAATGCAGCAAATTATAAAGCAGCTGGGGAGTTGTTAATGCAAAAGAGGAAAAAGTTGTATTGGACTCCTTGTGCAGCCCATTGCATTGATCTAATGTtggaagattttgaaaagaaaatccCACTCCATCACGACACAATCGCCAATGGGAAGAAGATTACAACCTACATCTACTCCAGAACTGGTCTTATCTCCTTGTTGCACAAATATAGTGAAGGAAAAGATTTGATAAGACCAGCCAATACTCGCTTTGCCACCTCTTATCTGACTTTAGGATGCTTGAATGATAATAGAGGATCACTTATTAAGATGTTCACATCCTCAGAGTGGCAATCTAGTCAATTTGCAAAAACTAGAGATGGAGGGTTGGTGGAAAATCTGATAATGGACAAGGGATTTTGGAAAAGCATTTTAAATTGCTTGAGGGGTGCTCTTCCCCTGATTAAAGTGCTGCGCATGGTTGATTCAGATGAGAAACCAGCCATGGGATTTATTTATGAAGAGATGGATAGGGCAAAGGAGAAGATACAAAATCTCTTCAATGGAGTTAGTAAAAGGTAA